The Spiroplasma corruscae DNA window TTTGAATGAACCCCTGAAGATTGAATTGCAATTATTTTATCTTTTACCTTAACATTATTAAAGTCTATTATTTTTTCTTTTTCTACACAACCGGTTATGAATCCAGCTAAATCATAATGATTTTTTATATACATATCTTTCATCTCAGCTGTTTCGCCACCAAGTAAAGAACAATCACTTTCTAAACAGCCTTGTACAATACCAATTATTATGTCCTCAATTTTGTCTACATCAATTTTGTCAATTGCAATGTAGTCGAGAAAGTATAAAGGTTTTGCTCCTAAAGTTAAAATATCATTTACACACATTGCAACTAGATCAATTCCTATTGATTTATGATTATTAGCTTCTATTGCTAGTAACAATTTAGTGCCCACACCATCAGTGCCTGAAACTAATATTGGCTTTTTGTAATTCAATTCAGATAAATCATATGAGCAACCAAAACTTCCAATGCTACTTATGAACTTTGTATCCAATTTATCACTAACTATTTTTTTTATACGATTCACTACTTCATAACCTTTGTGTATGTCAACTCCTGATTTTTTATAGTTTTGACTCATAATTACTCCCCTTTATTTAAATCATAAATATCAGCAGGGTATTCACCTGTAAAAATATCAAAGCATCCTTGATTAGGAGCAAATAATTTCTTAAGATTATCAATGCTTAGAAAACTTAAACTATCACACCCAATATATTCAATCATTTGATTAATAGTCATATTTGCTGCAATTAGTTCTTTGTATGTTGAAATATCAATTCCATAATAACTTGGGTACTTAATTGGTGGGGAAGCTACTCTGACGTGAACTTCCTTAGCACCATTATTTTTTAATAATTTTACAATGTACTTACTTGTAGTACCCCTTACAATTGAGTCATCAATCAAAATTACTCTCTTATCTTTTACAACATCTTTAATTACAGAAAGTTTATTCCTAACACCAATCTCTCTTAGTTCTTTTGTTGGCTGAATAAATGTTCTTCCTGAATATTTATTCTTTATTAATCCAATGTCAAAAGGTAATTTAGATTGTTTGGAATAACCCAAAGCAGATGAAGTTGAAGAGTCTGGAACCCCAATAACTATATCACCCGGATAATTATTCTCCTGTGCTGCTAATAATTTTCCTGATTCAACTCTAAAATTATGTACATTTATATTATTAATATTGCTACTTGGATGAGAAAAATAAATATACTCCATTGAACAAACGTTATTAAAATTATTTTTTGAAAAATAGAAGCTTTCTAATCCTTTGTTGCTAATTTTAACGATTTCACCCGGATTAACATCTCTAATATAAGTTGCGCCAGTAACATCAAAAGCATAAGTCTCAGATGCAACAACATAACCATTATTAAATTTACCAATTGAAAGTGGTCTCAAACCATTTCTATCGCGTATGGCATATAACTCATCTTCAAATAAAAGTAAAAAAGCAAATGCTCCACTTATTACATTTAGTGAACTCTTTATTTTATCAAGTCTTTGAGTCTCTTTACTTTTTGTATAAAGATGTGCCAATATTTCTGAGTCACTTGTTGCTTGAAATATACTTCCTTCTGATTCCATCTTATCTTTTATGATATGAGCATTTGTTAAGTTACCATTATGGACTAAACCAAACTTATCATCTTTTATATTGAAATAAAATGGCTGAACGTTACATTCAATAGAGCCACCGGTCGTTGAATATAAAACATGACCTATTGAGTTTTTTGCTTTTCAATTTTTAAAGTCCGTACTTTTAAACTTTTCAGAAACTAACCCCATCCCTTTTTTTAATATAAAGTTCTCTAATTTATCATAACCTAATATTCCACAACCCTCTTGTCCTCTGTGTTGCAAGGCATGAAGACCATAATAGTTTATTAAGGGTGCATTTTCAATGTTAAAGCAACCAAAAACACCACATTTTTCTTTTATTACATCCCCCATATTAAATACTTATGCTTTCTAATTTATCTAATATTATTTTATATATGTAAGTAATATCATCTAAATCTTCTCTAAAACAGTCCTTATCTAGTTTTCTTTTATTTTCATCTCAAAACCTGCAAGTATCAGGGCTTATTTCATCGCCTAAACAAATATTATTCTCATCATCAATACCCATCTCAATTTTAAAGTCAACAACTGTTATGCTTACTTTTTTAAATAATGTGCATAGTAATTGATTAATTTCTAATGCTACTTTTTTAATTTCTGCTAACTGTGTTGAATTGGTTAAACCAAGAGTAACACAGTGGTCATCATTTATTAAAGGATCTCCATAGTCATCATTTTTATAACATATTTCAAATATTGGTTTATTGAAAATAGTTCCTTCTTTAATTCCAATTTTCTTTGTAATACTTCCTGAAGCTATATTTCTTATTATTATTTCAATATCAAACATTTTTAACTTTTTTACCAAAATATTTTGTTCATCTAAAACTCTTAGCAGATGGGTTTTTATACCATTCTTTTCTAAATAATGAAATATGATATTTGAAATTTTTGCGGTAAGTATGCCCTTAGAATCGTAGCTTGCTTTTTTTAAACTATTAAAAGCTGTAACATCATTTTTAAAATACATTTTTAACTCATTACTTTTTTCTGTTGCATAACATATTTTTGATTTACCTTCGTATAATTTATCCATAATTATTTTTCCCTTTCTTTATTTCTTAAAAAATATTTAACAGCACTCATAAATATATCCTGCTTTTTATTTCCATAGATATTTTTACAAATATCTTTACCGTATCTTTCACTATGTCCCATTTTACCGAGTACTAATCCACATTTTGATATAATACCTTCTATATTGTAATAAGACCCATTTGGGTTATTTGACTCATCAATATATTCAAAAGCTACCTGATTATTAGAAATAAGTTTTTTATATTCTTTATGATTAATAACAAATCTTCCTTCTCCATGTGAAATGGGAATGTTTATTACATCTCCTATTGTTAATTCTTGTGTTCAAGGTGAGCTATTATTTGTAACTTTGCATTTTACATATTTAGATATGTGTCTATTTATATTGTTTCTTATTAAAGATGGATCATCTTCACTTAATTCTTTTG harbors:
- the purC gene encoding phosphoribosylaminoimidazolesuccinocarboxamide synthase produces the protein MDKLYEGKSKICYATEKSNELKMYFKNDVTAFNSLKKASYDSKGILTAKISNIIFHYLEKNGIKTHLLRVLDEQNILVKKLKMFDIEIIIRNIASGSITKKIGIKEGTIFNKPIFEICYKNDDYGDPLINDDHCVTLGLTNSTQLAEIKKVALEINQLLCTLFKKVSITVVDFKIEMGIDDENNICLGDEISPDTCRFWDENKRKLDKDCFREDLDDITYIYKIILDKLESISI
- the purM gene encoding phosphoribosylformylglycinamidine cyclo-ligase, with translation MSQNYKKSGVDIHKGYEVVNRIKKIVSDKLDTKFISSIGSFGCSYDLSELNYKKPILVSGTDGVGTKLLLAIEANNHKSIGIDLVAMCVNDILTLGAKPLYFLDYIAIDKIDVDKIEDIIIGIVQGCLESDCSLLGGETAEMKDMYIKNHYDLAGFITGCVEKEKIIDFNNVKVKDKIIAIQSSGVHSNGYSLVRKIFFKDNNYKFDHKFEELDCDLITELLKPTKIYADIINEIINSGIKVSAMANITGGGIIENIPRVIPKNLCARINKNKIEVPPIFNIMQSISSINDYEMFNVFNMGVGFVVIVKDQDEARLLKLINNYKSYKAFTIGEIINYQEERIVINND
- the purF gene encoding amidophosphoribosyltransferase, which encodes MGDVIKEKCGVFGCFNIENAPLINYYGLHALQHRGQEGCGILGYDKLENFILKKGMGLVSEKFKSTDFKNWKAKNSIGHVLYSTTGGSIECNVQPFYFNIKDDKFGLVHNGNLTNAHIIKDKMESEGSIFQATSDSEILAHLYTKSKETQRLDKIKSSLNVISGAFAFLLLFEDELYAIRDRNGLRPLSIGKFNNGYVVASETYAFDVTGATYIRDVNPGEIVKISNKGLESFYFSKNNFNNVCSMEYIYFSHPSSNINNINVHNFRVESGKLLAAQENNYPGDIVIGVPDSSTSSALGYSKQSKLPFDIGLIKNKYSGRTFIQPTKELREIGVRNKLSVIKDVVKDKRVILIDDSIVRGTTSKYIVKLLKNNGAKEVHVRVASPPIKYPSYYGIDISTYKELIAANMTINQMIEYIGCDSLSFLSIDNLKKLFAPNQGCFDIFTGEYPADIYDLNKGE